A genomic stretch from Georgenia muralis includes:
- the rpsI gene encoding 30S ribosomal protein S9 translates to MAETTAEYELEDENVPASYTTESEAGQAGQGQSLTAPGQALGRRKEAVARVRLIPGTGEWKINGRSLEDYFPNKLHQQLVRSPFTLLDIEGRFDVVARIHGGGISGQAGALRMGIARALNEIDRDSNRASLKKAGFLTRDDRTVERKKAGLKKARKAPQYSKR, encoded by the coding sequence GTGGCTGAGACCACCGCCGAGTACGAGCTGGAGGACGAGAACGTCCCCGCCAGCTACACCACCGAGAGCGAGGCCGGTCAGGCCGGGCAGGGCCAGTCCCTGACCGCGCCGGGCCAGGCGCTCGGGCGCCGCAAGGAGGCCGTCGCCCGCGTGCGCCTCATCCCGGGCACCGGGGAGTGGAAGATCAACGGGCGCTCGCTCGAGGACTACTTCCCCAACAAGCTGCACCAGCAGCTCGTCCGCTCGCCGTTCACGCTGCTGGACATCGAGGGCCGGTTCGACGTCGTGGCCCGCATCCACGGCGGCGGGATCTCCGGCCAGGCCGGCGCCCTGCGCATGGGCATCGCCCGCGCGCTGAACGAGATCGACCGCGACTCCAACCGCGCATCGCTGAAGAAGGCCGGCTTCCTCACGCGCGACGACCGCACGGTCGAGCGCAAGAAGGCCGGTCTGAAGAAGGCCCGCAAGGCCCCGCAGTACTCCAAGCGCTGA